One stretch of Cygnus olor isolate bCygOlo1 chromosome 1, bCygOlo1.pri.v2, whole genome shotgun sequence DNA includes these proteins:
- the CHD1L gene encoding chromodomain-helicase-DNA-binding protein 1-like isoform X2, which yields MAVSSAMRWVLGRLVRFAPGLSFVTYVGNKEERPKLQQNLKEQSHFHALLTTYEICLKDAAFLKLFNWAALVVDEAHRLKNQSSLLYKTLSEFSVGFSVLLTGTPIQNSLQELYSLLSLIEPDIFPREQVKAFVEYYQAIEKESETAKELHNLLQPFLLRRVKSEVAAELPKKVEVVLYHGMSALQRKYYKAILMKDLDAFESETGKKVTLQNVLSQLRKCVAHPYLFNGVEPEPFAIGDHIVEASGKLCLLDKLLSFLYAGGHRVLLFSQMTQLLDILQDYMDYRGYSYERLDGSVRGEERHLAIKNFGQQPIFVFLLSTRAGGVGMNLTAADTVIFTDSDFNPQNDLQAIARAHRIGQHKPVKIIRLIGRDTIEEIIYRRAASKLRLTNAIVEGGQFALGVPKPQGAAELQLSEILKFGLDKLLSSEGSTVQDVELENILGETKGGKWIMDVVLPREEENEEEDTENHMYVYEGKDYSKEPSREDKKAFDQLLDLQKALTEETTMEGRALRNKTNALLSGLREQSTRRKHLLSTEELEARRKKRQEAAAKRARLMEERRKAKAEAEHMKKMAWWESNHYTSSCLPSEESDSEEESEEGESALNVDLDYKDVDLNCIKYVMGDVTHPKAEEEDAIIVHCLDDSGRWGRGGLFTALETRSDQPRKVYEMAGKMKDLQLGGTLLFPIDDKKSRKKGQDLLALIVAQHRDRSNNLSGIKLSALEKGLKKIYFAAKKRNATVHLPRIGYATRGFNWYGTERLIRKYLAARGIPTLIYYFPRNKGFSSASQPSSSSTTVSKP from the exons ATTTGTCTGAAAGATGCAGCATTTCTCAAACT TTTTAATTGGGCTGCCTTGGTTGTAGATGAAGCtcacagactgaaaaatcagaGCTCTCTGCTTTACAAGACACTTTCTGAG TTCTCAGTAGGCTTCAGCGTGCTACTCACAGGCACACCAATCCAGAACAGCCTCCAAGAACTGTACTCCTTACTCAGCCTTATTGAACCTGACATTTTTCCTAGGGAACAAGTGAAAGCATTTGTGGAGTATTACCAGGCAATTGAAAAGGAGAGTGAGACAG CCAAAGAATTGCACAATCTTCTGCAGCCATTTTTGCTTCGAAGAGTCAAGTCtgaggtggctgcagagctTCCGAAAAAGGTCGAAGTGGTTCTATACCATGGCAtgtcagctctgcagaggaagtACTACAAAGCTATTTTGATGAAAGATCTAG ATGCATTTGAAagtgaaacaggaaagaaagtaaCACTTCAGAATGTCCTAAGTCAACTTCGGAAGTGTGTCGCCCACCCATATCTTTTCAATG GTGTTGAGCCAGAGCCCTTTGCGATTGGAGACCATATTGTTGAAGCCAGTGGCAAGCTGTGTTTGTTGGATAAACTCCTTTCCTTCTTGTATGCTGG tggcCATCGTGtcttgctgttttctcagaTGACTCAACTGCTTGACATTCTGCAAGACTACATGGATTATAGAG GCTACAGCTATGAGCGGCTGGACGGGTCTGTCAGGGGTGAAGAGAGACACCTTGCCATTAAGAACTTCGGTCAGCAGCCCATCTTTGTCTTCCTGCTGAGCACCAGAGCAG GTGGAGTTGGCATGAACCTGACAGCAGCAGATACAGTTATTTTTACTGACAGTGATTTTAACCCACAAAATGACTTGCAAGCAATAGCAAGAGCTCACCGGATTGGGCAGCACAA GCCTGTAAAAATTATCCGCTTGATTGGGCGAGATACAATTGAAGAAATAATCTACCGAAGAGCTGCTTCCAAGCTTCGGCTGACAAATGCCATTGTAGAAGGAGGCCAGTTTGCTCTGGGAGTACCCAAGcctcagggagcagcagagtTACAG CTGAGTGAAATCCTGAAATTTGGCTTGGATAAATTGCTGTCCTCTGAAGGGAGTACTGTTCAAGATGTGGAGCTAGAAAACATCCTTGGAGAGACAAAAGGAGGGAAGTGGATAATGGATGTTGTCCTGCCACGCGAGGAAGAGAATGAAGAGGAGGATACAGAAA atcaCATGTACGTATATGAAGGCAAAGATTATTCAAAAGAACCcagcagagaagacaaaaaagcatTCGATCAGCTTTTGGATCTTCAGAAAGCCTTGACCGAAGAGACCACTATGGAGGGGAGAGCTCTCCGGAACAAAACAAAC GCCCTTCTCTCAGGCCTCCGGGAACAGTCGACCAGAAGGAAACACTTGTTGAGCACGGAGGAGCTGGAGGCTAGGAGGAAGAAGCgccaagaagcagcagcaaagagagCAAGGCTtatggaggaaaggaggaaggcaaaagcagaggcagaacACATGAAAAA GATGGCCTGGTGGGAGTCAAATCATTACACGTCTTCCTGTCTCCCTTCGGAGGAAAGTGATTCTGAAGAAGAGTCTGAAGAAGGAGAGTCTGCGCTGAATGTAGATTTAGATTACAAAGATGTGGACCTAAACTGTATCAAGTATGTCATGGGAGATGTCACCCACCCcaaagcagaagaggaggatgCCATCATTGTCCACTGCCTAG ATGACTCCGGCCGCTGGGGAAGAGGTGGTTTGTTTACAGCTCTGGAGACTCGTTCTGATCAGCCAAGAAAAGTATATGAGATGGCAGGAAAGATGAAAG ACCTGCAGTTAGGAGGAACCTTGTTATTCCCCATTGATGataaaaaatccaggaaaaaaggACAAGACTTG TTGGCCTTGATTGTAGCTCAGCACCGAGATCGATCCAACAACTTGTCTGGCATTAAGCTGTCTGCTCTGGAAAAGGGCCTGAAGaagatttattttgcagctaAGAAAAGGAATG CAACAGTACATCTTCCACGTATTGGGTATGCGACAAGAGGTTTCAACTGGTATGGTACCGAGCGCCTTATCCGGAAATATTTGGCAGCACGGGGTATCCCCACTCTCAT ATACTACTTCCCTAGGAATAAAGGgttttcctctgcttcacaACCATCTTCATCTTCAACAACAGTCTCAAAGCCATGA
- the CHD1L gene encoding chromodomain-helicase-DNA-binding protein 1-like isoform X3, whose protein sequence is MSALQRKYYKAILMKDLDAFESETGKKVTLQNVLSQLRKCVAHPYLFNGVEPEPFAIGDHIVEASGKLCLLDKLLSFLYAGGHRVLLFSQMTQLLDILQDYMDYRGYSYERLDGSVRGEERHLAIKNFGQQPIFVFLLSTRAGGVGMNLTAADTVIFTDSDFNPQNDLQAIARAHRIGQHKPVKIIRLIGRDTIEEIIYRRAASKLRLTNAIVEGGQFALGVPKPQGAAELQLSEILKFGLDKLLSSEGSTVQDVELENILGETKGGKWIMDVVLPREEENEEEDTENHMYVYEGKDYSKEPSREDKKAFDQLLDLQKALTEETTMEGRALRNKTNALLSGLREQSTRRKHLLSTEELEARRKKRQEAAAKRARLMEERRKAKAEAEHMKKMAWWESNHYTSSCLPSEESDSEEESEEGESALNVDLDYKDVDLNCIKYVMGDVTHPKAEEEDAIIVHCLDDSGRWGRGGLFTALETRSDQPRKVYEMAGKMKDLQLGGTLLFPIDDKKSRKKGQDLLALIVAQHRDRSNNLSGIKLSALEKGLKKIYFAAKKRNATVHLPRIGYATRGFNWYGTERLIRKYLAARGIPTLIYYFPRNKGFSSASQPSSSSTTVSKP, encoded by the exons AtgtcagctctgcagaggaagtACTACAAAGCTATTTTGATGAAAGATCTAG ATGCATTTGAAagtgaaacaggaaagaaagtaaCACTTCAGAATGTCCTAAGTCAACTTCGGAAGTGTGTCGCCCACCCATATCTTTTCAATG GTGTTGAGCCAGAGCCCTTTGCGATTGGAGACCATATTGTTGAAGCCAGTGGCAAGCTGTGTTTGTTGGATAAACTCCTTTCCTTCTTGTATGCTGG tggcCATCGTGtcttgctgttttctcagaTGACTCAACTGCTTGACATTCTGCAAGACTACATGGATTATAGAG GCTACAGCTATGAGCGGCTGGACGGGTCTGTCAGGGGTGAAGAGAGACACCTTGCCATTAAGAACTTCGGTCAGCAGCCCATCTTTGTCTTCCTGCTGAGCACCAGAGCAG GTGGAGTTGGCATGAACCTGACAGCAGCAGATACAGTTATTTTTACTGACAGTGATTTTAACCCACAAAATGACTTGCAAGCAATAGCAAGAGCTCACCGGATTGGGCAGCACAA GCCTGTAAAAATTATCCGCTTGATTGGGCGAGATACAATTGAAGAAATAATCTACCGAAGAGCTGCTTCCAAGCTTCGGCTGACAAATGCCATTGTAGAAGGAGGCCAGTTTGCTCTGGGAGTACCCAAGcctcagggagcagcagagtTACAG CTGAGTGAAATCCTGAAATTTGGCTTGGATAAATTGCTGTCCTCTGAAGGGAGTACTGTTCAAGATGTGGAGCTAGAAAACATCCTTGGAGAGACAAAAGGAGGGAAGTGGATAATGGATGTTGTCCTGCCACGCGAGGAAGAGAATGAAGAGGAGGATACAGAAA atcaCATGTACGTATATGAAGGCAAAGATTATTCAAAAGAACCcagcagagaagacaaaaaagcatTCGATCAGCTTTTGGATCTTCAGAAAGCCTTGACCGAAGAGACCACTATGGAGGGGAGAGCTCTCCGGAACAAAACAAAC GCCCTTCTCTCAGGCCTCCGGGAACAGTCGACCAGAAGGAAACACTTGTTGAGCACGGAGGAGCTGGAGGCTAGGAGGAAGAAGCgccaagaagcagcagcaaagagagCAAGGCTtatggaggaaaggaggaaggcaaaagcagaggcagaacACATGAAAAA GATGGCCTGGTGGGAGTCAAATCATTACACGTCTTCCTGTCTCCCTTCGGAGGAAAGTGATTCTGAAGAAGAGTCTGAAGAAGGAGAGTCTGCGCTGAATGTAGATTTAGATTACAAAGATGTGGACCTAAACTGTATCAAGTATGTCATGGGAGATGTCACCCACCCcaaagcagaagaggaggatgCCATCATTGTCCACTGCCTAG ATGACTCCGGCCGCTGGGGAAGAGGTGGTTTGTTTACAGCTCTGGAGACTCGTTCTGATCAGCCAAGAAAAGTATATGAGATGGCAGGAAAGATGAAAG ACCTGCAGTTAGGAGGAACCTTGTTATTCCCCATTGATGataaaaaatccaggaaaaaaggACAAGACTTG TTGGCCTTGATTGTAGCTCAGCACCGAGATCGATCCAACAACTTGTCTGGCATTAAGCTGTCTGCTCTGGAAAAGGGCCTGAAGaagatttattttgcagctaAGAAAAGGAATG CAACAGTACATCTTCCACGTATTGGGTATGCGACAAGAGGTTTCAACTGGTATGGTACCGAGCGCCTTATCCGGAAATATTTGGCAGCACGGGGTATCCCCACTCTCAT ATACTACTTCCCTAGGAATAAAGGgttttcctctgcttcacaACCATCTTCATCTTCAACAACAGTCTCAAAGCCATGA